The DNA sequence CGCGGGCGTCGGCCCGGTCACGTTCGCGGTGGCCACGTTGGACAGCCCGCTCTTGAGCCTGCCGTTGGCCGCTTGCACCTGGAACTGGTACGTGCCACCGGGAGTCAGCCCTTCGGCCACCCACGTCGGACCCGGCACCGGCCACGGCAGCTGGGTGAACGCCGTCTCGCCCGCGGTGACGTTCTTCCGGAACACGTAGTAGCCGGTCGCGTTCGCCACCGGCGTCCACGACAACGTCGCGATCCCGGTGCCGCCGCTCGCCGACAGGTTCGTCACGGCGTCCGGCGTCGCGCCGGTGACCGCCACCGTGGCCACGTTGGACAGCCCGCCGCGGATGTCGCCGTTGGCCGCCTGCAGCTGGAACTGGTACGTCTCCCCCGGGGCCAGCAGCTCGGCCACCCAGGTCGGGCCCGAAACCGGCCACGGCAGCTGGGTGAACGCCGTCTCGCCCGCGGTGACGTTCTTCCGGAACACGTAGTAGCCGGTCGCGTTCGCCACCGGCGTCCACGACAACGTCGCGAAGCCGTCGCCGGGAGCCGCCGAAAGGTCGGTCACGGCGTCCGGGGCCGGCCCGGTCGGCGTGACGGTCGCGACGTTCGAGAACACGCCTTCGGCCGACCCCTTGGTGGCCTTCAGCTGGAATTCGTAGGTGTGCCCGTTGGTCAGCAGCCCGGCGGTCCACTGTGGACCGGTGACCGGGTACGGGAGCCGGGTGAACGCGGTCTCCCCCGCGGTGACGTCCCTGGTGTGCACGTAGTAGCCGGTCGCGCCGGGCGAGAGCGTCCACGACAGATCGGCTTGCCCGCTGCCCGGCGCGGCGCTCAGCTGGGGCGCCACCCGCGGTCCCAAGGGGACGGTGGGGTACGGCCGCGGGTACGCCTCGCCGACCGCCAGGTCGCCGGCCAGCGAGTCCGCGAACGCCGCCGCGATCTTCACCTCGCCCTGCGCGTTGGGGTGCGTCCCGTCCCACAGGTCGGCGGCCGGGACGATGTCCTTCGCCGTCTCCGCGACGTGCACCTGCGAGTCCACTGTGGACAGCTCGTCGACGGTGCGCCGGAGCCGGGCGTTGAAGTCGGCCACCGAGGCCGCGAAGGCGGGTTCGCTCTCCGTCCGCTGGTTGGGCAGCACGGTCCCGAACACGAACTGCACGCCGGGATCGGCCTCGCGGGCGTTGGCGATGAACGTGCGCAGGCTCGCCTCCGTGCCCGCGGGGTCGCTCATCCCGAACCCGAGGTCGTTGATGCCGAGCAGCACCAGCAGGTAGTCCGGGTGGTGCGCGCCGACATCGCCTTCGACGCGTGCGGCGGCACCGCCGAGCGACTCACCCCAGATGGCGTCGTGGTACTGCGTGAACGCGGGGTCGGCGTAGGTGTGGTTGTCGTTCCAGGTGCCGGCGACGTTGTCGAACAGGTCGTCCCGCGGGCCGACGAGCGAAAGCTGGGCGTTCACGGCGGTTTCGTGCTTGTCGAACCGGTAACGCCAGGTGAAGTCGCCCGCGCTGCCCTGGCTGATCGAGTCGCCGACGACCATCACCTGGGACTTCACCGAGATCCGCACCTGGGCCGATACCGGGCCCGCTCCCCGGCGGTTGATCGACCTCAGTGCGACGGTGAGGGGCAGGTCGGAATCCTTGAACGTCAGCGACGCGGGCCCGTCGTGGGTGATCACACTGCCCACCTGACCGTCCGGTGTGACGACCGCGTACCCCTCGGCCGGCGGCCCGGTCGCAGGCGGCTGCCAGGTCAACGTGGCCGACTCACCGTCCGCCGCCGCCGTCCACGCGATGGCGGACGGCGGATCGGGTACCGCGGTGTAGAGCCCGGGTCCGCCGACGTGCACCGACGTGGTGGCGACCGCGGACTGCCCGGCGTCGTTGGTGACCTTGAGCCCGATCGAGTAGTCCCCCGTGGCCGCGAACGACGTCTCGAGGACGTCGCCGTCGGTGGCGGTCGCGTACCGGCCGGAACCGTCGAGGTCCCACGCGTAGGTCAGCGGCCGCCCGGCCGGATCGGACGACTCGCCCGCGGACAGCAGGACCGGCTTGCCCGGCACCGCCCCGTCGACGGGCGTGATCGCCGCCTCGGGCCCGGCCGACGATGGCGCCGGGCGGACCCGCGCGGCGAAGAACTTGGCCGCGTCGAGCGGGTAGATGTCCTGTCCCGGCCCGTCCCCCACCGAGTCGTAGTTCCGGTGCTCCGTGAACAGGAACGACGCGACCGGGTGGCTGAAGGTCGACCACTTCAGGACACCCTGGCAGATCGGGTCGAGGGCGTGGCAGTACGACCGCACCTTGTCGCGGGGCGCCGGGAACTCCGGCGGCGCTTCCGCCAGAACGGCGGTCAGGAGACCGTTGCGCAGCCGGTCGAGGTTCCCGAGGCTGGTGCGCGCCCGGCCGTTCAGCAAGGGGTCGCCGAACAGCGCGACGCCGAGCACCCGGTCGCGCTGGTTGGCGGGCAACGCGCGGTAGACGTTCCCGGTCACCTGGGCGCCCTGGCTGTAGCCGGACAGCACCAGCCGGGTGCCGGCGCACCGGTCGGTCACGGACTGGATCTTCGCCCGGAGGTTCGCCTCGCCCTTGGCGACCGACGCGGTGTACCCGCCCAGCCGTCCCTTGCTGAAGCCCAGCCCCGCCCCGATCCCGTTGGCCATCGCCTCGAAGCCCCCGAAGACCGGGACGGCCGGGTACTGGGCGGCGACTTCTTCGGGGGTGTCCGCCAGGCCGTTGGCCCAGAGCTCGACCGAACTGCCCGCCGCCACCACCAACGGCTGGAACTGCCCGTAGAACGCCGCGACGGCCGGGCCGACACCGTTGTTGTCGGTGACGTCCTCACCCGAGCCGCGCGAGCCGAGGACGAGCACGTCCGGACAGGATTCGGCGGCCCGCGCGGCGGCCACCGGCAAGGTGAAGACGCCGAGCACGACGGCGACGATGACGCAAAGAGTCCCCCAGCACCGCATTCCGGCTCCCCCCAGGAGAAGGACGTCCCGGAAATCTAAACGACGATCAGCCGCGGCACCATCCGCTACTCGGCCCCATGTGGCCGCGCTAGCCTGACGGCATGGTTTTCCGGCGCAGACGGCACCGCGCACGTCTCTCCGCTGTCGCGGAACGGATCGGCGCGCGGAACGGCGTCGTCCTGAAAGACGCTTTCTCCGGCGGCCGCGGCGCCAACGGACCGCTCGTGCTGGGGGTTATTACCCTTCGAGACGGTGAACCCGGCGAAATCCTCCGGGAACAGCTGGAAAACGCGGCCGCCGGCGGGTACGCGGGCCCGCCGAAATACACCGAGGCCGACGGGTGCGGTTTCATCGGCGTCCCGGACCTGCCGATGCTGATCATCAAGACCTTCGCGGCGGGGAAGGTGATCCCGCTGCACGGCGAAGTCCCGCCGGGACGGACCGGTGTGGTGGTGAGCTTGACCTAGCTGACGATCCGCAACGCCGCTTCCGCGCCGCCCAGGGCGGCCAGGTGCGAC is a window from the Amycolatopsis sp. cg9 genome containing:
- a CDS encoding fibronectin type III domain-containing protein; protein product: MRCWGTLCVIVAVVLGVFTLPVAAARAAESCPDVLVLGSRGSGEDVTDNNGVGPAVAAFYGQFQPLVVAAGSSVELWANGLADTPEEVAAQYPAVPVFGGFEAMANGIGAGLGFSKGRLGGYTASVAKGEANLRAKIQSVTDRCAGTRLVLSGYSQGAQVTGNVYRALPANQRDRVLGVALFGDPLLNGRARTSLGNLDRLRNGLLTAVLAEAPPEFPAPRDKVRSYCHALDPICQGVLKWSTFSHPVASFLFTEHRNYDSVGDGPGQDIYPLDAAKFFAARVRPAPSSAGPEAAITPVDGAVPGKPVLLSAGESSDPAGRPLTYAWDLDGSGRYATATDGDVLETSFAATGDYSIGLKVTNDAGQSAVATTSVHVGGPGLYTAVPDPPSAIAWTAAADGESATLTWQPPATGPPAEGYAVVTPDGQVGSVITHDGPASLTFKDSDLPLTVALRSINRRGAGPVSAQVRISVKSQVMVVGDSISQGSAGDFTWRYRFDKHETAVNAQLSLVGPRDDLFDNVAGTWNDNHTYADPAFTQYHDAIWGESLGGAAARVEGDVGAHHPDYLLVLLGINDLGFGMSDPAGTEASLRTFIANAREADPGVQFVFGTVLPNQRTESEPAFAASVADFNARLRRTVDELSTVDSQVHVAETAKDIVPAADLWDGTHPNAQGEVKIAAAFADSLAGDLAVGEAYPRPYPTVPLGPRVAPQLSAAPGSGQADLSWTLSPGATGYYVHTRDVTAGETAFTRLPYPVTGPQWTAGLLTNGHTYEFQLKATKGSAEGVFSNVATVTPTGPAPDAVTDLSAAPGDGFATLSWTPVANATGYYVFRKNVTAGETAFTQLPWPVSGPTWVAELLAPGETYQFQLQAANGDIRGGLSNVATVAVTGATPDAVTNLSASGGTGIATLSWTPVANATGYYVFRKNVTAGETAFTQLPWPVPGPTWVAEGLTPGGTYQFQVQAANGRLKSGLSNVATANVTGPTPAAVTDLTAEPSGDGEATLSWTRVANATGYYVHVKNVSAGETAFTRLPWPVAGPSWVSAGLVPGAHYQYRVQPVNGYLLGGLSNTADVTLTGTRPAAVTDLRATAGNGQATLAWTPVAAATGYYVYVRNVSAGEGDFTQLRYPVTGSGWVASGLTPGGRYEFKLQPVNGLVRGGFSNVAGVTAGGTTPAGPGDLRATPGTNSATLAWTPAAAATGYYVYVRNVSAGEGGFTQLEFPVTGSGWVASGLTPGGRYEFKLQSVNGLIRGGFSNVAGVTAGGITPAGPGNLRATAGDRAVTLNWTPAANASGYYVYVRNATAGEPNLVKLAYPVSGSSWTARGLIAGAVYQFQLRSLNGLIEGGFSAVVTVTASGAVPAGPGNLRAVASGQANGQVALSWSPAANATGYYVYQRNVTAGEAFKQLPYPVSGASWLANGLVPGATYEFQLRSLNGYLGGGYSATASSIAGGFIPRGPTSLRAVRDFFSATLLWTPAANATGYFIYMKDVSAGDTGFRQLPYPVTGVSWTVEGLIPGHNYQFYLQSLNYLLYGDFSGTIGFQLWNPATNVEVTCDWHAESPYVLTKIRATGYPPNRKVEVYLTTTVTKYYGPFSTNAAGEWSMEAKNTLYSPVGILVQDGVSKKTVLTRTASCGGDPGEGRIGAN